TCCCCCGACAAGCCGGAGAAGCTGGCGAAGTTCCGCGACCGGGACGCGGTCACCTTCCCGCTGGTGTCCGACCCGGACCGGGCGGTGCTCACCGCGTACGGGGCGTACGGCGAGAAGCAGTCGTACGGCCGGACGGTCACCGGCGTGATCCGCTCCACCTTCGTGGTGGACGAGGACGGGAAGATCGAACGGGCGCTCTACAACGTCAAGGCCACCGGTCACGTCGCCAAACTGCGCCGCGACCTCGGGCTGGACTGAGACCGTCACACCGGGCCACTACGGTGCGTACGTGGTCCGGTACCGGTACACCCCCGAGGCGCTCGCCGACGCGGCGGCGCGTTCCCGCAACGTCACCGAGGTCCTGCGCCTGCTCGGCGTTC
The sequence above is a segment of the Micromonospora sp. WMMD882 genome. Coding sequences within it:
- the bcp gene encoding thioredoxin-dependent thiol peroxidase, giving the protein MTAPHRLSPGDPAPEFTLTTDTGSTLTLADLRGRRVILYAYPAAMTPGCTRQACDFRDSLASLRAAGYEVVGISPDKPEKLAKFRDRDAVTFPLVSDPDRAVLTAYGAYGEKQSYGRTVTGVIRSTFVVDEDGKIERALYNVKATGHVAKLRRDLGLD